In a single window of the Solea senegalensis isolate Sse05_10M linkage group LG1, IFAPA_SoseM_1, whole genome shotgun sequence genome:
- the LOC122769374 gene encoding vasoactive intestinal polypeptide receptor 2-like isoform X1: protein MLFTHLQLLWLIFVILVFILQVDGKFPNCQFHWEIQRAERECYTLLQLHTTDTSTGCRGEWDRVTCWQNAVVGEVMTLPCPSPLLQVFGKNGNLSRNCTESGWSDVYPVITVACGSNNTDEPSELVFYRMVRILSTLGHSLSFITLLTSTIIICLFRRLHCMRNYIHLNLFVSFMLRAMAVLAKDALLFSDDENTDCSTQPSLVGCKASLVFFNYFIMANFFWLLVEGLYLHTLLFVIRTWSTPLSVYVFIGWGIPLVFMVAWIVCRINLEDTRCWEMNENPIPNRLINWPIMASVIINFILFVSIIRILVQKLRCTDVGGNEKSQYRRLAKSTLLLIPLFGVNYMVFVYLTEPQDKNMNRIKIFFDLGLGSFQGLIVAVLYCFLNSEVQSELRRTWRGLSITSCVGRGHMWRAPSGGRNGTENLAQFPRNSRAQSILQTETTVL from the exons ATGTTGTTTACGCACCTTCAGCTTCTATGGTTGATCTTCGTCATCCTCGTCTTCATCCTGCAG GTTGATGGAAAGTTTCCAAACTGTCAGTTTCACTGGGAGAttcagagagcagagagagagtgttacACACTTCTGCAACTACACACTACTGACACCagcacag gatgtCGTGGCGAGTGGGACAGGGTCACATGTTGGCAGAATGCGGTGGTCGGCGAGGTCATGACCCTCCCCTGCCCCTCCCCCCTTCTACAGGTTTTTGGAAAGAACG gtaaCCTGAGCAGGAACTGCACAGAGAGTGGTTGGTCGGACGTTTACCCGGTCATCACGGTCGCCTGTGGCTCCAACAACACGGACGAACCCAGCGag ctggtTTTCTACAGGATGGTGAGGATTCTGTCCACACTGGGTCACAGTCTGTCCTTCATCACTCTGCTCAccagcaccatcatcatctgtttgttcag gaggctCCACTGCATGAGGAACTACATCCATCTGAACTTGTTTGTGTCATTCATGCTGCGCGCCATGGCCGTGCTCGCCAAAGACGCCCTACTCTTCTCAGACGACGAGAACACGGACTGCAGCACGCAGCCTTCACTg gtGGGTTGTAAAGCCAGCCTCGTGTTCTTCAACTACTTCATCATGGCAAACTTCTTCTGGCTGCTGGTGGAGGGTCTGTACCTGCACACGCTGCTGTTCGTCATCCGCACCTGGTCCACGCCGCTCTCCGTCTACGTGTTCATCGGCTGGG gAATCCCTCTGGTCTTCATGGTTGCATGGATCGTCTGTAGAATAAACCTGGAGGACACGAG ATGTTGGGAGATGAACGAAAACCCCATCCCCAACAGACTCATCAACTGGCCCATCATGGCGTCTGTCATC ATAAACTTCATTCTCTTCGTCAGCATCATTCGCATTCTGGTGCAGAAGCTGCGCTGCACTGACGTTGGAGGAAACGAGAAATCGCAGTACAG ACGCCTGGCAAAGTCGACCCTCCTGCTCATCCCCCTGTTTGGCGTGAACTACATGGTGTTTGTTTACCTCACTGAGCCTcaggacaaaaacatgaacCGCATCAAGATCTTCTTTGATCTCGGCCTCGGGTCCTTCCAG ggtcTCATCGTCGCCGTCTTGTACTGTTTCCTCAACAGCGAG GTCCAGAGCGAGCTGAGGAGGACATGGAGGGGTTTGTCCATCACGTCCTGTGTGGGGCGGGGCCACATGTGGCGTGCTCCGTCAGGCGGCCGGAACGGCACCGAAAACTTGGCCCAGTTTCCCAGAAACTCCCGTGCTCAGTCCATCCTGCAGACGGAGACCACCGTGCTCTGA
- the LOC122769374 gene encoding vasoactive intestinal polypeptide receptor 2-like isoform X2, which translates to MTLPCPSPLLQVFGKNGNLSRNCTESGWSDVYPVITVACGSNNTDEPSELVFYRMVRILSTLGHSLSFITLLTSTIIICLFRRLHCMRNYIHLNLFVSFMLRAMAVLAKDALLFSDDENTDCSTQPSLVGCKASLVFFNYFIMANFFWLLVEGLYLHTLLFVIRTWSTPLSVYVFIGWGIPLVFMVAWIVCRINLEDTRCWEMNENPIPNRLINWPIMASVIINFILFVSIIRILVQKLRCTDVGGNEKSQYRRLAKSTLLLIPLFGVNYMVFVYLTEPQDKNMNRIKIFFDLGLGSFQGLIVAVLYCFLNSEVQSELRRTWRGLSITSCVGRGHMWRAPSGGRNGTENLAQFPRNSRAQSILQTETTVL; encoded by the exons ATGACCCTCCCCTGCCCCTCCCCCCTTCTACAGGTTTTTGGAAAGAACG gtaaCCTGAGCAGGAACTGCACAGAGAGTGGTTGGTCGGACGTTTACCCGGTCATCACGGTCGCCTGTGGCTCCAACAACACGGACGAACCCAGCGag ctggtTTTCTACAGGATGGTGAGGATTCTGTCCACACTGGGTCACAGTCTGTCCTTCATCACTCTGCTCAccagcaccatcatcatctgtttgttcag gaggctCCACTGCATGAGGAACTACATCCATCTGAACTTGTTTGTGTCATTCATGCTGCGCGCCATGGCCGTGCTCGCCAAAGACGCCCTACTCTTCTCAGACGACGAGAACACGGACTGCAGCACGCAGCCTTCACTg gtGGGTTGTAAAGCCAGCCTCGTGTTCTTCAACTACTTCATCATGGCAAACTTCTTCTGGCTGCTGGTGGAGGGTCTGTACCTGCACACGCTGCTGTTCGTCATCCGCACCTGGTCCACGCCGCTCTCCGTCTACGTGTTCATCGGCTGGG gAATCCCTCTGGTCTTCATGGTTGCATGGATCGTCTGTAGAATAAACCTGGAGGACACGAG ATGTTGGGAGATGAACGAAAACCCCATCCCCAACAGACTCATCAACTGGCCCATCATGGCGTCTGTCATC ATAAACTTCATTCTCTTCGTCAGCATCATTCGCATTCTGGTGCAGAAGCTGCGCTGCACTGACGTTGGAGGAAACGAGAAATCGCAGTACAG ACGCCTGGCAAAGTCGACCCTCCTGCTCATCCCCCTGTTTGGCGTGAACTACATGGTGTTTGTTTACCTCACTGAGCCTcaggacaaaaacatgaacCGCATCAAGATCTTCTTTGATCTCGGCCTCGGGTCCTTCCAG ggtcTCATCGTCGCCGTCTTGTACTGTTTCCTCAACAGCGAG GTCCAGAGCGAGCTGAGGAGGACATGGAGGGGTTTGTCCATCACGTCCTGTGTGGGGCGGGGCCACATGTGGCGTGCTCCGTCAGGCGGCCGGAACGGCACCGAAAACTTGGCCCAGTTTCCCAGAAACTCCCGTGCTCAGTCCATCCTGCAGACGGAGACCACCGTGCTCTGA